Proteins from one Malaya genurostris strain Urasoe2022 chromosome 2, Malgen_1.1, whole genome shotgun sequence genomic window:
- the LOC131430418 gene encoding uncharacterized protein LOC131430418, protein MVSTSATSRQLLLILAMLLCVVRLTSGRPQNAIDNQDAPEINLSELRKLYTNYNPYSVNQGLDDYGLDRLQLQLLAQYAQSNAIGSGGGWDQLYRAPEMKRQIRYRQCYFNPISCFKK, encoded by the exons ATGGTTTCCACCAGTGCGACCTCGAGGCAGCTTCTACTGATTTTAGCGATGCTGCTGTGTGTAGTCAGATTAACCTCAGGACGACCACAAAACGCAATCGACAATCAG GATGCCCCGGAGATAAATCTGAGCGAACTACGAAAACTGTACACCAACTACAATCCCTACAGCGTTAATCAGGGCCTGGATGACTACGGACTGGATCGGTTACAGCTGCAGCTTCTGGCTCAGTATGCACAGAGCAA TGCCATCGGTAGCGGAGGCGGCTGGGATCAGCTCTACCGGGCCCCGGAAATGAAACGCCAGATCCGATATCGCCAGTGTTATTTCAACCCCATCTCCTGTTTCAAGAAGTAA